The following proteins are encoded in a genomic region of Coregonus clupeaformis isolate EN_2021a chromosome 14, ASM2061545v1, whole genome shotgun sequence:
- the epb41l3b gene encoding band 4.1-like protein 3b isoform X6, protein MDLHKNYKGMTPAEAELHFLENAKKLSMYGVDLHHAKLVGSLFECLAPAKGEDSEGIEIMLGVCSSGLLIYRDRLRINRFAWPKVLKISYKRNNFYIKIRPGEFEQFESTIGFKLPNHRAAKRLWKTCVEHHTFFRLVSPEAPPKKFLGLGSKFRYSGRTQAQTRRVSSQIIRAAPIFERSSSKRYTMSRSLDGAPVTENHDTLMRDATPAKADAAGDLITTVTLEKKAEEEEEEKAEEEEGQINATETSDPNVPSTPLRHDNKRSPCLYSSDPLRSELSLPSSPVASTKVRRRRRENASRKRCASVSPAKSSAGCRRRQAKADRAAALLEEQVLLLSARKQRLEQLKAHRRRGGTLFSFSLHLPDLSSYLDEDGYLTFPDITELTFLPESVQHFRPFRSPSLIPCFLFIFFFLLSTSFSVPYALTLSFPLALCLCYLEPKAASLTASIAQGLHHHDSCSEEEEETDSEQTDFAFDGESTVTESEPEDDYSEMRTQNTEASEELVKHQRDISELKRSFLETSGGADTLGQTEWEKRLSSSPPARSHSGGVEEAPMIEPLHTPQDPVRSRPWETEEVPAAEEEMKQEAAGMVNSSDVGAGTAGAQGCGLMTLTDTLEDVTSDWTDRETDGEKDGEEERFPLSPELKISPGTVRQEVSTAILDKRGTLIILREMESEDKMDASDKTDASRDVTKTNQENGGGTSATVEEDGEELDGDPLAQSKKKYAIINTNEDETGGEVDAETSNKRQMSLNLSQTEIGEEMNGVNSLKMSGVNSLKMSGVNSLKMSGVNSLKMSDVDSLQKTPSPSEVLIKTVERSEFTTVSHEEVTELITQDAPPQREESCGLDEAVSDLSQSSFPDGQFDTKPSSGSRAVSSAGEEGETGGSQEGAGRGPVGSQEDAETAESTGPTKPEAVPAEEPTAKENPIVHTETKTITYESSEGDYNGDAEPGVLMSAQTITSETTSTTTTTHITKTVKGGVSETRIEKRIVITGDAGDIDHDQALAQAIKEAKEQHPDMSVTKVVVHKETEITPEGED, encoded by the exons ATGGACCTACACAAGAACTACAA AGGGATGACGCCAGCTGAAGCAGAGTTGCACTTTCTGGAGAATGCCAAGAAACTGTCCATGTATGGGGTAGACCTCCATCACgctaag TTGGTAGGaagcctgtttgagtgtttggcTCCAGCTAAAGGCGAG GACTCTGAAGGCATAGAGATCATGCTAGGAGTGTGCTCCAGTGGTCTCCTCATCtacagagacagactgagaaTCAACCGCTTCGCCTGGCCCAAGGTCCTCAAGATCTCCTACAAGAGAAACAACTTCTACATCAAGATACGCCCCGGAGAG TTTGAGCAGTTTGAGAGCACGATTGGCTTCAAGCTCCCCAACCACCGTGCAGCCAAGAGACTGTGGAAGACCTGTGTTGAGCACCACACGTTCTTCAG ACTGGTGTCTCCAGAGGCCCCGCCTAAGAAGTTCCTAGGTCTTGGTTCTAAGTTCCGCTACAGCGGGAGAACCCAGGCTCAGACCCGGAGAGTGTCCTCTCAGATCATCAGGGCCGCGCCCATCTTCGAACGCTCCTCCTCCAAACGCTACACCATGTCGCGCAGCCTGGACGGAG CACCCGTAACAGAGAACCACGACACCCTGATGAGGGACGCCACGCCCGCCAAAGCTGACGCCGCGGGAGACCTGATCACCACGGTAACGCtggagaagaaggcagaggaggaggaggaggagaaggctgaggaagaggagggacaGATCAACGCTACAGAGACGTCAGACCCTAATGTCCCCTCAACCCCCCTCAGACACGACAACAAG CGCTCCCCATGTCTGTACTCTTCTGACCCCCTCCGCTCTgagctctccctcccctcctcccccgtGGCCTCCACTAAGGTCCGTCGGCGGCGCAGGGAGAACGCGTCACGTAAACGCTGTGCCTCTGTCAGCCCGGCTAAATCCTCGGCGGGGTGCCGTCGGCGCCAGGCCAAAGCGGACCGCGCCGCCGCCCTCCTAGAGGAGCAGGTGTTACTCCTGTCGGCCCGCAAACAGCGTCTAGAACAGCTGAAGGCCCACAGGAGGCGGGGCGGCACTCTGTTCTCCTTCTCCCTGCACCTCCCCGACCTCTCTTCCTACCTGGACGAGGACGGTTACCTCACCTTCCCCGACATCACGGAGCTCACCTTCCTCCCTGAGAGCGTGCAGCACTTCCGGCCCTTCAGGtcaccctctctcatcccctgcttcctcttcatcttcttcttcctcctgtcCACGTCGTTCTCGGTGCCCTACGCCCTCACGCTGTCCTTCCCGCTGGCGCTGTGCCTGTGCTACCTGGAGCCCAAGGCGGCTTCCCTCACCGCCTCCATCGCTCAGGGCCTGCATCACCATGACAGTTgttcagaggaagaggaagag ACGGACAGCGAGCAAACTGACTTTGCCTTCGACGGGGAAAGCACGGTCACTGAG TCGGAGCCAGAAGATGATTATTCTGAGATGAGGACACAG AACACAGAGGCGTCGGAGGAGCTGGTGaaacatcagagagacatcagcgAACTGAAGCGCTCCTTCCTGGAGACGTCAGGTGGCGCTGACACCCTGGGACAGACAGAGTGGGAGAAGAGACTGTCGTCGTCTCCTCCGGCACGCTCCCACAGCGGGGGAGTGGAGGAGGCACCCATGATAGAACCACTACACACCCCACAGGACCCAGTAAGATCCAGGCCCTGG GAGACGGAGGAGGTTCCTGCTGCTGAGGAAGAGATGAAGCAGGAG GCTGCAGGCATGGTGAACTCTAGCGATGTGGGGGCGGGGACTGCAGGAGCACAGGGGTGTGGTCTGATGACTCTAACTGACACCTTAGAAGACGTCACCAGTGACTGGACGGACAGAGAGACGGACGGAGAGAAGgacggagaggaagagaggttTCCACTATCTCCAGAGCTGAAGATAAGTCCAGGGACGGTCAGACAGGAAGTCTCTACGGCCATCTTGGACAAGAGAGGAACACTCATCATCCTGAGGGAGATGGAGTCTGAAGACAAAATGGATGCCAGTGACAAAACGGACGCCAGCAGAGACGTTACCAAGACCAACCAGGAGAACGGAGGGGGGACTTCAGCAACTGTTGAGGAGGATGGTGAGGAGCTAGACGGAGATCCTCTGGCCCAATCTAAGAAGAAATATGCCATAATCAACACAAATGAAGATGAGACCGGTGGTGAGGTAGATGCTGAGACCAGCAACAAGAGACAGATGTCTCTCAACTTAAGCCAGACGGAGATTGGTGAAGAAATGAATGGTGTTAACTCACTGAAGATGAGTGGTGTTAACTCACTGAAGATGAGTGGTGTTAACTCACTGAAGATGAGTGGTGTTAACTCACTGAAGATGAGTGATGTTGACTCACTCCAGAAGACTCCAAGTCCCTCCGAGGTCTTGATCAAGACAGTTGAAAGGTCAGAGTTCACCACCGTGTCACATGAGGAGGTGACAGAGCTGATTACCCAGGATGCACCACCACAGAGAGAGGAATCGTGTGGCCTGGATGAAGCTGTGAGCGACCTATCACAGTCGAGTTTCCCCGACGGTCAATTTGACACCAAACCATCATCTGGATCTCGAGCCGTG AGCTCagctggagaggagggggagacaggagggagcCAGGAGGGAGCCGGGAGGGGGCCGGTAGGGAGCCAGGAGGATGCTGAGACAGCAGAGTCTACGGGACCTACG AAACCAGAGGCTGTGCCAGCGGAGGAGCCGACCGCCAAGGAGAATCCTATAGTCCACACAGAGACTAAAACCATCACCTACGAGTCTTCAGAG GGTGACTACAATGGTGACGCGGAACCCGGTGTTCTGATGAGCGCTCAGACCATCACCTCGGAAACCACCAGCACCACCACGACCACACACATCACTAAG ACGGTGAAGGGAGGGGTCTCTGAGACCAGGATAGAGAAGAGGATCGTCATCACAGGAGATGCAGGAGATATCGACCATGAtcag GCTCTGGCCCAGGCCATAAAGGAGGCCAAAGAGCAGCATCCTGACATGTCAGTGACCAAAGTAGTGGTTCATAAAGAGACAGAGATCACACCTGAGGGAGAGGACTGA